GCGCGCCCAGGTCGTTGTGGACGTAGATGGCGTCCGGCCGCTCCGCCATCGCCGCCACGTGCTCGCCGATCGTCCGCCCCGAGCGGTAGTCGTTCCACTCGCCCTCGTACGGGTACTCGAAGACGAAGCGGTCGTCGATCGAGAGGCCGGCCTCGCGCGCCGCCTTCCGGTAGCCGCTCGAGCGGAGCTCGAACATCGTGCTGCCGAACCGGTCGCCGACGTAGCCCAGCCGCCGGCGCCCGACCTCGATCAGGTGACGGCCGGCCAGGTAGCCGGCGTCGTGCAGGTCGCCGCCGACGAAGGGGACGTCCTCCCCCTCGATGAAGGAGACCATGACGAACGGGATGCCGGCGTCCTGGAGCGCCTGCATCGGCTCGCTCAGCCGGTAGGTGCGGCTCATCGACGCGATCACCAGCCCCTGGACGCCGAGGTCGAGGAAGCGGCGGATCTGCTCCTCCTCGCGGTCGAGCCGGTTGAGGCTGGACGAGAAGAGCAGCCCGTAGCCCGCGGCGTCGGCGCGCTGGAGCGCGGCGTGGGCGACGAGCGAGAAGAACGGGCTGCTCAGGTCGCGGAGCACGAAGCCGAGCATGGGCGCGCCGCTGCCCGTGTGGGGGCGGGCGTCGGCGCCGCCGCCCGCCGGGGCGGGCAGGGCGGGCGGCGCCGGGCGCACCGCCACGAACGTCCCGCGCCCCACGCGGCTGTGCAGCACCCCCTCGCTCACCAGGCCGGCCAGCGCCTTGTTGATGGTGATGAGCGAGACGTCGTAGTGGCGGGCGAGCTCGCGGTGGGGCGGCACGCGGGCCCCGACGGGCAGCACCCCGGCGACGATGCGCTGCCGCAGGTCGGCGGCGACCTGCTGGTAGAGCGGGGTGGCCGAGCCGGGGTCGATGCTGCTGCTCACGACGCGCCTCTGCGGAGGGGACGCCGGCGCGGGAGGGGCGTGCGCCGGTGCCGGGACGCGTCTCCATCGGGGGGCGATGGGGGCGGTCCGACAGCGCCGCGATAGTACGCCGCGGGAATTGATATTGTCAATGGTATTGCACAGCAGCAACGAAACGATGACGGCGGCGGCCGCCGGCGGTATGCTCCGACGTCGCCCGCCTCCGCCCTCGATGTCGCCGTCCCGCCCTCCCCGCCTCCCGCGTCTCGCCGCGCTCGGGCTCCTCGCCCTGGTCGCCGCCTGCTCCGATCCCGCGCGGCCGGACGGGGACGGGACGCCGCCCCCGCCCCCGCCCCCGCCGCCCGCCGTCGTCCCCGACTCGCTCGCCTTCCCGGTCGTCCCCGGCGGCCGCCTCTGGCTCCACGGCGACGCGCGCGACTCGCTCGGCACCCCCTCCGACACGCTGGTCCGCTTCACCGTCCTCGACACGACCGTCGCCACCGTCGACGAGAAGGGCCAGGTCACCGGACGCCGCCCCGGCCGCACGGTGGTCGTGGGGTCGGCCGCCGGCCGCACCGTCCGCCTCGCGGTCGTCGTGCGTACGGTGCGCTACCGCGACGTCTGGCCCTCGGCCGGGGACGACGGCTGCGCCCTCACGACTGACGGCGAGGCGCTCTGCTGGGGCGGGAACTCCAACGGGATGATCGGCGCCGAGACGCTGCGGTCGTGCGCCTGGATCAGCCCGAGCCAGGGCTACCGGTGCGGGTCATGGCCCAGCGACGCGCCCACCTTCGTGCGCACCCGCGCGCGCTTCACGACGCTGGCCGTCGGCTGGGGGCGGCGCTGCGGCCTCACCGCCGACGGCCGCGTGTTCTGCTGGGGGGCGCTCGCCGCGACGACGAACGGCATCGTCCCGTGCGCCGACACGCTGCCGCGCGGCCGGTGCGACTACGCGCCGCGCGAGGAGCCGACCCCGCTGCCGTGGGCGCGGCTGGCCGTCGGGGCGTGGCTGGTCAACGGCACCACGTGCGCCCTCGCGGCGGGCGGCGCTCCCTGGTGCTGGGGCCACGACTGGGCGGGGAACGCGGGTGGCGCCGGCGAGTCGTCACCCTCGCCCGCGACCGTCCCCGCGCCGACGCCGGTGCGCGCGGCGCCGCCGCTGCGCGACCTCGCCATGGGACCGGCCGTGACGTGCGGCCTGGACGCGGACGACGCGGTGTGGTGCTGGGGCTACCGCTACTACTTCGGCAACGACACCGCCGGCGTGCGTGGGCCCGAGGCGGTGCGCGAGCCGGTTCGCGGCGCGAACGGGATGCGCTTCGCGGCGATCTCCATGGCCAACGGCGGCTGCGGCCTCACGCGCGCGGGCGAGGCGTGGTGCTGGTGGTATGGCACGCGCCCCGCGCCCGCCGCACCGGGTCGCACCTTCGTCACCATCTCCGCCGGCGAGGTCTCGGCCTGCGGGCTCACGGCCGACGGCGAGGGGTGGTGCTGGCCGTACAACCGCGCGCCCATCCCGATCACGCAGGGGCTGCGCTTCCGCACCTTCCGCGTCGAGTCGTACACGGCGTGCGGGATCGCGCTCGACGGACGCGCGTGGTGCATCCCCTACCAGGCGAACGGCGAGAACCCGCCGGGCGCCGTGGGCGCGCCGAGGATCCTCGCCGGGCAGGACTGACCGCGCGGGCCGGTCCCGGTCACCACACGCGCGTCACACGCCCACGCGCATCCGCTGCGCGACGGCGGGCGGCATCACGACGTCGTCGTCCGCCTCGTCGTCGAACGTCTCGTGCTGCGGGCGCGCATCGCCCGCGCCCAGCGTGAAGGCGTCGAGCGCCGCCTGCAGCCCGCTGGCCTCGTCCGACAGCTCCACCGCCGTCGCCGCGCTCTCCTCGGCGTTGGACGCGGCGTGCTGCGTCACGCGGTTCATCTGCTCGGTGGCGGCGGTGATCTGCGCGACGCCGTCGGCCTGACGCGCGCTCGCGGCCGCGATCTCGCCCATCACCGCGCTCGCGCGCGCGATCTCGCCCGCGATCTCGTCGAAGCGCGCCAGCGCGTCGGCGCCGAGCGTGACGCCCTCGTCGGCGGTGCGCACGCTGCCCTCGATGAGGTCGGCCGTGTCGCGCGCCGCACCCGCGCTCCGCAGCGCGAGCGCCCGCACCTCCTCGGCGACGACCGCGAAGCCGCGGCCCGCATCGCCGGCGCGCGCGGCTTCCACGGCGGCGTTGAGCGCGAGCAGGTTGGTCTGGAACGCGATCTCGTCGATCGTCCGCACGATCTTCGCCGTCTGGTCGGCCGACGACTTGATGCGGTGCACCGCGTCCGCGAGGCGGCGCATCCCCTCGCGCCCCGACTCCGCGCGCTCCAGCGCCGTGCCGGTCAGGCGGTTGACCTCCTCGCTGTTCTGCGCCGCCAGGCGCGCCTCGGCGCCCAGCTCCGCGAGCGACGCCGACACCTCCTCCAGCGAGCTGGCCTGCTCGCTGGTGCCCGCGGCCAGCGACTCGCTGCCGGTGCTGATGCGCGCCGCCGCGTCGCCGACGCGCGCGGCCGCGTGGCCGACGTCCGCCAGCGTGTCGCGGACGTTGTCGAGCGCGCGGTTCAGCGACGCCGCCAGCGCGGCGTGGTCGCCGCGATACGCGCCGTCCATGCGCGCGCTCAGGTCGCGCTCGGCCACGCGCACCAGCACCGCGGCGGCCTCGGTGAGCGGGGCCGTCATCGCGTCGAGCATGCGGTTGGTGCCGCCCACGAGCTCCGCGTACGCGCCCTCGAACGCGGCGGCGTCGCCGCGGCGCCGCAGGTCGCCGTCGCGCGCCGCGTCGATGAGCGCCTGCGTCTCGGTGGAGACGCGGCGCAGCGTGTCCGTCGCGCGGGCCATGCTGCGCGCCAGCGCGTCCTGCTCGGAGCGCGGCGCGACCTTCACCGACAGGTCGCCGCGGGCCAGCGAGTCGGCGGCGCCGGCGACGTCCTTCAGGTAGCCGATGGTCTCGCGGAACGACTGCGCGAGCGTCCCCAGCTCGTCGGCCGAGCGGTGCTCGACCACCTGGTCCACGTCGCCGCGGGCGATGCCCTGCGCGGCGCGCGCCATGCCGCGCAGCGCGGCCAGCACGTTGCGGATGATCCACGCCGAGAGCAGCGCCAGCACGAGGATGCCGATCACCAGCACGGCCGAGACGACGGGCACCGTCTGCGCCTGGTTGGCGCGCGCGGTCGCGAACGCGGCCGACACCGCGGCCTCCTGGCGCCTGGTGCGCGCGGCGAGGCTGTCCTTCAGCGCGTTGTACGAGGCGCGCATCGTCTGCACGCCGGCCATCACGGAGTCCTGCGAGACCGTCGTGTCGCCCGCGGCGGCGGCGATCATGCGCTCGGTGGCGGGGCGCGCGGTCGTGTAGTAGGTGGCGGCCATCGCCTGCAGCGCGTCCAGCTCCGCGGCGCGCACGGTGGGGTTGGCCTTCGACGACTCCAGATGGCCCTTCAGCACGCCCGCGACCGAGTCGGCGGCGGTGAGCGCGCCGGCGTCGCTGGCGGCGACGGCGTCCTGCATCACGCGCTGCAGCACCGTGAGGTCGGCCTCCGCGGCGCGGCTCTGGTCGAGCGCCGCGTAGTGGCCGCGCTCCAGCGTGACGAAGTCCGCCTGCGTGCGGCGGCCGAAGAAGAAGGTGGCGGCAAGGACGAGCACCGCGCTGACACCCGCGAGCGTGGGCAGGAGGACGATCTTCGCGCGAACCGTGAGCGTGGGGAGACGGAGCATCAGTAGAAGGAGTGACGTGAGGCTGGGTCACGCGGCCGCACCGGCGACGACGCCGCGGCCGGACGGGTCAGAGTGTCGACCGATCTGCTCCCTTCTTTACCGAGGAATTCACGATTTTCACCAAGTGCCACAAGGCTTTCTGACGTTTTCGTGAATCATGCGTTCCTCGCTGAAGAATCGAGATGACACCGCCGATATGAAGCGGCAGTCGCGAGTGCATGCACGACATCTCGCACTGTGACACTCCCCTGCAACACGCCTCGTTCCACTCCTCTCCCTCCCCCCATGTCGCATCATCGCCTCGTCTCGCGCGCCGGCCTCGGGCTCGCGCTCGGACTGATGGCGGCGCCGGTGTCCGGCGTCTCCGCGCAGGAAGTGCTCGAGCGCCTCGAGCTGCACGGCGCCCTGAACGCGGGCTACGGCCGCGCGGACAGCATCGGCGTCTTCGGCATCCCGCAGAAGGGCACGTCCGACTACCGCGTCTTCACGCTGCAGGGGCGCTTCGCGCTGACGCCAAAGGACCACATCGTCGCGCAGGTGTTCAACCGCCGCCTCGGCGCGAGCCCGCTGGCGGGCGCGATCGCGGACGTGACGATGCAGTGGGCCTACTGGCAGCACAAGGAAGGCGACTTCACCGTGAAGGTGGGCCGCAACCCGCTGCCGCGCGGCCTGCTGAACGAGGTGCGCTACATCGGTACGGTGATCCCGTTCTTCCGTCCGCCCACCGAGCTGCAGCTCGAGGCGTTCGACGCGATCGACGGCGCGGTCGTCAGCTACCGCCACGAGCTGCCCTTCGGCATCGGCTTCGAGCAGCACGCCTTCGCGGGCGGCAGCGAGAACCGCACGGTGGCCAGCACCGCGCAGGGCCAGCAGCTCCGCATCGCCCGCACGGAGAACATGTTCGGCGGCCAGAGCTACCTGACGCTGCCGGTCGCGAACGCGAAGCTCGGCCTGTACGGCGCGCGCTACGGCTTCATCCAGACCACCGGCCGCGGCTATCGCTCGAACGTGATGGGCAGCGCCGAGGCGACCGTGAGCATCTTCAAGCTGCAGACGGAGCACGGCCGCATCACGGGCTACGGCCCGGTGAACGACAACCGTAGCGGCTACACGTGGCTGACGACGCGCCTGCACGACCGCTTCGCGATCGCGGGGCAGCACGCCTACACGATCCGCAAGCTGTACGCGACCAACCCGGCGGCGAACCGCATGTACATGGACACGCGCACCGCGGGCGTCGCGGGCGTGTTCTCGCTCACCGGCAGCACGGTGCTCAAGCTCGAGCACCACTGGCGCGAAGGCTACGCGTTCGACACGTCGGTGCCGGTGATCCGCTCGCAGACTCCCACGTCGGTCGTGATGGCGCCGGCTTCGAAGACGCGCTACATCCTGGCCAGCGTCGCCGCTTCCTTCTGAGGACCCGAAGATGACCCCCAAGTTTCTCGCGCGGCTCGTCGCCGTCCTCACCGTCTGTCTGCTCGGCACGGCGGCCCGCCCGCTCGCGGCGCAGGAGTTCAAGCTCGTCGCCAACGCCTCGCTGGCCGTCGACGCGATCGACGCCCCGACGGCGCAGAAGGTGTTCCTGAAGCAGGTCACGAAGGTCGGCGGCGCGTCGGTGACGCCCGTCGACCAGGCTCCGGCCGCCGCGGTCCGCGAGGCCTTCTCGAAGAAGGTCGTCGGCCGTCCGGTGGGCGCGGTCCAGCAGTACTGGCAGCAGAAGATCTTCTCGGGCGGCGACGTGCCGCCGGCGACGAAGGCCTCCGACAAGGACGTGCTGGACTTCGTGAAGGCGACGCCGGGCGCGATCGGCTACGTCAGCGCGGCGGCGGGCACGGACGGCGTGAAGGTCCTGAGCCTGAAGTAAGCGCACCTTCCGCAGCTTCGAGCGCCCGCTCCGCGACGTCGCGGGGCGGGCGCTCGTGCGTCGCGGCGCTCGCGCGCGGATCTGACGGCGGCTTCATGGCGTCGGCCGCGATTCCCGTCATCCGGAATCGTCGATCTCGCGAGATGGGATACGTCTTTCTGACACTTTCGTGAAACGCGCATTCGCGCGTTCAGGAACGTTCCGGGCGGGCCGATACGGGAGGACGAGGCGCCGGGTGGTGCAGCGCCGCTGCACCGGAATCCGGCACGCTTGAACCCCGCATCACTCCATTCCGTCTCCATGTCGTCGCACTCCCGCGTCACGCGCACGGGCCTCCGTCTCGCGCTCGGCCTGCTCGCCGTGCCGACTGCCGCCGCTTCCGCGCAGTCCGTCTTCGATCGCCTCGAGCTCCACGGCTCGCTCAACGCCGCCTACGGCCGCGCCGACACGCTCGGCGTCTTCGGCGTCCCGCAGCAGGGCACGTCGGACTATCGCGTCTTCACGCTGCAGGGCCGCTTCTCGCTCAGCGACAGGGACCAGATCGTCGCGCAGGTCTTCAACCGCCGCCTGGGCACCAGCCCGCTGGCCGGCGCGATCAGCGACGTCACCATGCAGTGGGCGTACTGGCAGCACAAGGAAGGCGACCTGACGGTGAAGGTGGGCCGCAACCCGCTGCCGCGCGGCCTCTCGAACGAGGTGCGCTACATCGGCACCGTGCTGCCGTTCTTCCGTCCGCCGCTCGAGCTGACGCTGGAGGCGTTCGACGCCATCGACGGCGCGGTGGCGAGCTACCGCCAGGACCTCGGGGCCGGCATCACGCTGGAGCAGTACGCGTTCTTCGGCGGCAGCGAGGCTCGCTCGCTCGTCACGACGAGCACCGGCGCCGGCGTCCGCATGGCGCGCACCGAGAACATGTTCGGCGGCCAGTCGTACCTCACCTTCCCGGTCGCGGGCCTCAAGCTCGGCGCCTACGGCGCGCGCTACGGCTACGTGCAGTCCACCGGCCGCGGCTACCGCACGAACTACGTGCTGTCGGCGGAGTCGTCGATCGACCGCCTGAAGGTGCAGTCGGAGCACAGCCGCATCACCGGCCCCGGCCCGTCGAACGACAGCCGCATGACCTACGTGCAGGGCACCGTGCGCGTCGTCGACCACTTCTCGGTCGCTGGCCAGCACTCGCGCACCGACCGCCGCCTGTACTTCGCGAACCCGTCGCTCGACCGGATCATCCCCGAGGTCCGCACGAACGGCGTCTCTGGCATCGTCGCGCTGCCGGCCAACACGGCGCTCAAGCTCGAGCACCACTGGCGCAAGGGCTGGTCGTTCGACACGCCGACGTCCCCCGTGGCCTCGCAGACCGCGACCTCGGTGACGCTCTCGCCCAAGCGGGACGCGCGCTACTTCCTGGTCAGCCTCGCCACCTCCTTCTGAGGCCCACGCACACATGATCCCGCAGATGCTCTCGCGCGTCGCCGCGCTCGCCGGGCTCGCGCTCGCCCTCCTCGCCGGCGCGCCGCGCGCCGCCGCGGCACAGGAGTTCAAGCTGGTCGCGCACACGTCGCTCTCGGTCGACGCGATCGATGCGACGACCGCGCAGAAGGTGTTCCTCAAGCAGGTGAACAAGGTCGGCGGCGCCGCCGTCACGCCGGTCGACCTGGCGCCCGCCTCCGCGGTGCGCGAGGCCTTCTCCAAGAAGGTCGTCGGGCGTCCGGTCGGTGCGGTGCAGCAGTACTGGCAGCAGAAGATCTTCTCCGGTGGCGACGTGCCGCCGGCGACGAAGGCGTCGGACAAGGACGTCGTCGAGTTCGTGAAGAACACGCCGGGCGCGATCGGCTACGTCAGCGCCGGCGCGAGCACCGACGGCGTGAAGGTCCTGAGCCTCAAGTAAGCGCACGCCAGCGGCGGTCCGGGCACGTGCCCGGGCCGCCGTTCCTCCCTCCCGCCTCCTTCCTCCCGCCATGTCGCCCCTTCGCCTCGCGACCCGCGCCGGCCTGTGCGCGGCGCTCGTACTGGCGCCGCTCGCCGCGGCGTCCGCCCAGGATCCGCTCGACCGCCTCGAGCTCCATGGCTCGCTGAACGCCGCCTACGGCCGCTCGGACACGCTCGGCGTCTACGGCATCCCGCAGAAGGGGACGTCGGACTACCGCGTCTTCACCCTGCAGGGCCGGTTCGCCCTGACGGCGAAGGATCAGGTGGTCGCGCAGGTGTTCAACCGCCGCCTCGGCACCAGTCCGCTCGCGGGCGCGATCAGCGACGTGACGATGCAGTGGGCGTACTGGCAGCACCGTGAGGGCGACGTGACGGTGAAGGTCGGGCGCAACCCGCTGCCGCGCGGCCTGCTGAACGAGGTGCGCTACATCGGCACGGTGCTGCCGTTCTTCCGCCCGCCCATGGAGCTGCAGAGCGACGCCTTCGACGCGATCGACGGCGTGGTGCTCGGCGTCCGGCGCGAGCTGGGGAAGGGGATCGACCTGGAGCAGCTCGCGTTCTTCGGCGGGAGCGAGTGGCGCGCCGTCGCCACGACGTCCACCGGCACGCAGGTCCGCGTGGCGCGCACCGAGAACATGTTCGGCGGGCAGAGCTACCTCACGCTGCCGGTCGCGAACGCGCGGCTCGGGCTGTACGGCGCACGCTACGGCTTCGTGCAGCCGACGGGGCGCGGCTACCGCTCCAACGTCATCGCCAGCGCGGAGGCGACGGTCGACCGCGTGAAGCTGCAGACGGAGCACGGGCGCATCACCGGCTACGGGCCGAGCAACGACAACCGGAGCGGCTACGTGCAGGCGACGGTGCGGCTGGTGGACCACTTCTCGGTCGCGGGCCAGCAGGCGTACACGAACCGGAAGCTCTACTTCGCGAACACCGCGATGAACCGGATGTTCGCCGAGGTGCGCACGGTGGGCGCGTCGGGGATCGTGACGCTGCCGGGCGGCGCGGTCGCGAAGCTGGAGCACCACTGGCGCCGCGGCTACGCGTTCGACACGCCGGTCACGGTGGTCGCGTCGCAGACGCCGACCAGCTTCACCTTCGGGCCGCGCCGCGACTCGCGCTACTTCCTCGCGAGCGTCGCCGCCTCATTCTGAGGCACGCGCGCCACAGTCGCCGGTGAGTCGACGGGCCCGCGCCACCACGGTGACGCGGGCCCGTCGTGCGTGAGCGCATGCGATCGGCGGGCGCCACCGGAAGGCGCGGTCCTTGCCGCTGGCACGGGTACACCCTCCGCCCACCGGACGATGCCCGAGTCGACCCGTTCCCGCGCCGCGGCCCTGCTCGCGCTGGCGCTCGCCCTGCTCGGCAGTGCCCCGCGCGCGCTCGCGGCGCAGGAGTTCGTCGTCGTCGCGCACCCGTCGCTCAAGGTCGACGTCGTGAAGCAGTACGTGGTGCAGCGCGTCTTCCTGAAGCAGGCCGACAGGGTCGGCGGCGTGCGCGTGACGCCGGTGGACCAGAGCGTCGGATCGGCCGTGCGCGACGCGTTCTCGAAGCGCGTCGTCCGCCAGCCGGTGATCGAGGTGCGCCGCTACTGGCAGCAGCAGCTCTGGGCCGGCGGCGAGCGTCCGCCCGAGACCCGCACGTCCGACGAGGAGGTGCTCGAGTTCGTGCGGACGACGCCCGGCGGGATCGGCTACGTGAGCGCGGCCGCCGATACGTTCGGCGTGAAGGTGCTGCGGGTGAAGTAGCGGCGCCTCAGCGCGCTGACTTCGCGGCCTTCCAGCGCAGCAGCGCCTCGACGAAGTAGTAGTCCGTGTAGACCATGCCGACGTCGATCTCGCGGTTCTGCGGGTGGTCGCCGACGGTGTGCAGCAGCACCGAGCGCTCCGGCCGCCCGGTCGCGAGGTAGTCGCGCGCGAGCGCGGTGAGCATCCGCTCGGCGCCGGCGCGGTAGCGCGCGGCGGTCGGCGCGTCCACCAGCTTCGCCAGCTCCAGCAGCCCCGACGCCGCGATCGCCGCCGCGGACGCATCGCGCTCCGTGTTCGGGATCGCCGGATGGCGGAAGTCCCAGAACGGCACGCCGTCCGCTGGCAGGTGCGCGAGGAAGAAGTCGGCCGCGCGCCGCGCGCCGGCCAGCAGGTCGCGGTTGCCCGTCTCCCGCGCCGCGGCACCGAGTCCATAGATCGCCCACCCCTGCCCGCGCGCCCACGCCGACGAGTCGTTGACGCCCTGCCAGGTCGTGCGGCGCAGGAAGCGGCCGCTCTGCGGGTCGAACAGCGCGACGTGCGCCACGCTCCCGTCCTCGCGCACGTGCGCCTGCATCGACGTCAGCGCGTGCCGCTCGGCCAGCGCCCTGAGCGACGGATCGCCGCCGTTGCGCGCCGCCCAGAACAGCATCTCCAGGTTCATCAGGTTGTCGACGATCACCGGGTAGCCGCCCTCCCACTCGCGGCGCCGGTCGGTGACGCGGTCGAGGTCCCACGACTTGATGGCGCCCACGCGCGGGTTGAAGCGCTTCGCCAGCGTCGCGCTCCCCTCCAGCACCACGGCCCTGGCGCGCGCGTCCTGCGTCAGCCGCCACTGGTGCCCGAAGCTGTCGAACAGCACGAAGCCGAGGTCGTGCGTCGTCGTCACGCGCGCCATCGTGTCGAGTCCCGTGGTCCAGCGCGCGGCCTGCTCGCGCCAGTACGGGTCCTTCGTGTGCTCGTACAGGTACCACATGGTGCCCGGGAAGAACCCGTTGGTCCACGACACCGGGCCGCGGCGGTCCCAGTTGCCGTCGGCGAGCGTGTGGCGCGGCCAGCCGTCCTTGGGGTCCATCGCGTCGGCCGAGCGGCGGAGCTGCGTGGCGGCGAACGTCAGCGCGCGGTCGGCCAGCGTGTCGAGCGCGGAGGCCGTGCCCACGGTCGGATCCGCGCTGCGCGCGGCGCCGCGGGCGGGCGTCACGACGTCCGGATAGAGCAGCCGCGAGCGGTGCGCCGCGGTGCGCGACGCCGGCAGCGCGGCCAGCGGCGCCGTCAGCGACGGATCGCCCAGCGCCAGCGCGGCGCGGCGCAGCGGCAGGATCAGCGAGTCCGGCTCCACGGTGCCGACCATCGTGCCCGCCCACTTCTTCGCGGGGTCGGCGTACGGCGCCACGAACTCGAACGCCCGCTTGAGCGACGCGCCGCTCGGCGCCGACCAGTGCCAGACGTCCACGCCGATCGCGCGCGCCGTCTCGGCGATGCGCGCCATCGCCTCGAGGTTGAAGATGCTGTAGTGCAGCGGGCGCGTGCGCGCGAGCTCCTCGGGCTGCGTGCCGTCGGCGGCGATCTGCGCGGCGAGGCGCGCGGGCGCGGTGCGGGTCGCGATCTCGCGCACGACCGCCGTGTCGCCCACGAACAGCGCGACGCCCGCGAGCTGCGCGTCGTACCAGATGCCGTGGTTGTTCGTCTCGTCCGCCTCGTCCTTCCCGTGGTCGCTGGTGCGCAGCCACTCCAGGTAGGTGCGCATCCACGTCTGCAGGCCGCGCTCGTCGGCGTCGCTCCAGCCGGGCGTGCCGCGCAGCAGGCGCACCGCGTCGGCCACGCGGGCCAGCTCGCGCGTGTCGATGATGCCGATGCCGCGCCCCTCGGTCACGCCGGGGATCGCCTGCCCGTAGCGCAGGTGCGGCCGCATGCCCGTCGCGGAGTCGAGGAAGAAGCGGCGCAGCAGCATGCCGGCGCGCCGTGCGTAGCGCGCGTCGCCCGAGAAGTAGTGCGCGAACGCCAGCGTCTCGACCGCGTCGGTGAGCGCGTACAGCCGCGGGCTGTCCGAGCTGCGGCGCGTCACCGGGTTCACCACGCCGTCGCGGCGGATGAAGGGGAGGCCGTTCGGCTTCGTGGAGTCGGGCCACCAGTACGGCCCGAAGCTCTGGTAGTCGCGCTTGTCCCCGCTCGGCGGCGCGAGCTCCTTGTCGGTCACCGACCACGGGCCCGCGGTCAGCGCCGCGCGCGCGTCGGCGAGCAGCGCGTCGTACGCGGGGCGCAGCGACGCGTCGCCCGCGCGCAGCCGCTGCCGCGCCTTCTCGATCTGGTCGGAGCGCCAGAGCACGAGCGCTGGCGT
This is a stretch of genomic DNA from Roseisolibacter agri. It encodes these proteins:
- a CDS encoding methyl-accepting chemotaxis protein, producing the protein MLRLPTLTVRAKIVLLPTLAGVSAVLVLAATFFFGRRTQADFVTLERGHYAALDQSRAAEADLTVLQRVMQDAVAASDAGALTAADSVAGVLKGHLESSKANPTVRAAELDALQAMAATYYTTARPATERMIAAAAGDTTVSQDSVMAGVQTMRASYNALKDSLAARTRRQEAAVSAAFATARANQAQTVPVVSAVLVIGILVLALLSAWIIRNVLAALRGMARAAQGIARGDVDQVVEHRSADELGTLAQSFRETIGYLKDVAGAADSLARGDLSVKVAPRSEQDALARSMARATDTLRRVSTETQALIDAARDGDLRRRGDAAAFEGAYAELVGGTNRMLDAMTAPLTEAAAVLVRVAERDLSARMDGAYRGDHAALAASLNRALDNVRDTLADVGHAAARVGDAAARISTGSESLAAGTSEQASSLEEVSASLAELGAEARLAAQNSEEVNRLTGTALERAESGREGMRRLADAVHRIKSSADQTAKIVRTIDEIAFQTNLLALNAAVEAARAGDAGRGFAVVAEEVRALALRSAGAARDTADLIEGSVRTADEGVTLGADALARFDEIAGEIARASAVMGEIAAASARQADGVAQITAATEQMNRVTQHAASNAEESAATAVELSDEASGLQAALDAFTLGAGDARPQHETFDDEADDDVVMPPAVAQRMRVGV
- a CDS encoding GntR family transcriptional regulator, which gives rise to MSSSIDPGSATPLYQQVAADLRQRIVAGVLPVGARVPPHRELARHYDVSLITINKALAGLVSEGVLHSRVGRGTFVAVRPAPPALPAPAGGGADARPHTGSGAPMLGFVLRDLSSPFFSLVAHAALQRADAAGYGLLFSSSLNRLDREEEQIRRFLDLGVQGLVIASMSRTYRLSEPMQALQDAGIPFVMVSFIEGEDVPFVGGDLHDAGYLAGRHLIEVGRRRLGYVGDRFGSTMFELRSSGYRKAAREAGLSIDDRFVFEYPYEGEWNDYRSGRTIGEHVAAMAERPDAIYVHNDLGALGLMDGLLAHGIRVPEDIAVVGLDDIELAARASIPLTTVRQPTDRIGALAVETVLARLRGEHPPTRQLLAPELIVRRSCGAPAAARTVDARPAPHYRRPRSLAERAALATAAEAPS
- a CDS encoding alginate lyase family protein; this translates as MKARSKARLLVAALLGLASAAGAQPVRKDANTGSTPALVLWRSDQIEKARQRLRAGDASLRPAYDALLADARAALTAGPWSVTDKELAPPSGDKRDYQSFGPYWWPDSTKPNGLPFIRRDGVVNPVTRRSSDSPRLYALTDAVETLAFAHYFSGDARYARRAGMLLRRFFLDSATGMRPHLRYGQAIPGVTEGRGIGIIDTRELARVADAVRLLRGTPGWSDADERGLQTWMRTYLEWLRTSDHGKDEADETNNHGIWYDAQLAGVALFVGDTAVVREIATRTAPARLAAQIAADGTQPEELARTRPLHYSIFNLEAMARIAETARAIGVDVWHWSAPSGASLKRAFEFVAPYADPAKKWAGTMVGTVEPDSLILPLRRAALALGDPSLTAPLAALPASRTAAHRSRLLYPDVVTPARGAARSADPTVGTASALDTLADRALTFAATQLRRSADAMDPKDGWPRHTLADGNWDRRGPVSWTNGFFPGTMWYLYEHTKDPYWREQAARWTTGLDTMARVTTTHDLGFVLFDSFGHQWRLTQDARARAVVLEGSATLAKRFNPRVGAIKSWDLDRVTDRRREWEGGYPVIVDNLMNLEMLFWAARNGGDPSLRALAERHALTSMQAHVREDGSVAHVALFDPQSGRFLRRTTWQGVNDSSAWARGQGWAIYGLGAAARETGNRDLLAGARRAADFFLAHLPADGVPFWDFRHPAIPNTERDASAAAIAASGLLELAKLVDAPTAARYRAGAERMLTALARDYLATGRPERSVLLHTVGDHPQNREIDVGMVYTDYYFVEALLRWKAAKSAR